A genome region from Macaca fascicularis isolate 582-1 chromosome 3, T2T-MFA8v1.1 includes the following:
- the CCDC136 gene encoding coiled-coil domain-containing protein 136 isoform X1, translated as MEAGAGAGAGAAGWSCPGPGPTVTTLGSYEASEGCERKKGQRWGSLERRGMQAMEGEVLLPALYEEEEEEEEEEEEVEEEEEQVQKGGSVGSLSVNKHRGLSLTETELEELRAQVLQLVAELEETRELAGQHEDDSLELQGLLEDERLASAQQAEVFTKQIQQLQGELRSLREEISLLEHEKESELKEIERELHLAQAEIQSLRQAAEDSATEHESDIASLQEDLCRMQNELEDMERIRGDYEMEIASLRAEMEMKSSEPSSSLGLSDYSGLQEELQELRERYHFLNEEYRALQESNSSLTGQLADLESERTQRATERWLESQTLSMTSAESQTSEMDFLEPDPEMQLLRQQLRDAEEQMHGMKNKCQELCCELEELQHHRQVSEEEQRRLQRELKCAQNEVLRFQTSHSVTQNEELKSRLCTLQKKYDTSQDEQNELLKMQLQLQAELRQLKVMKSTLVEKQSEKELLCRLQKLQLQHQNVTCEKEKLLERQQQLQEELQCHEAELQHLRDTVASFKESSEKNTETHAQLQEMKQLYQASKDELERQKHMYDQLEQDLLLCQLELKELKASQPSPEDKGKCANKCDTLLSRLTELQEKYKASQKEMGQLQMEQCELLEDQRRMQEEQGQLQEELHRLTLPLPKSGLLLKSQELLTKLEDLCELQLLYQGMQEEQKKLIQNQDCVLKEQLEIHEELRRFKESHFQEVLENPDDSKLAKSSKYNRNKQSKLLMEQMQALQVLYEASQAEQELLQQEQGRLLEERKRLQADLQLCLEEMQLLQVQSPSIKMSLESYGKSYGSMAPSNENCRKTYDTTVDDNESYNKSYASTQTSSESFLKSYDSSTSASEAYGKSYCTTSDSSITYKKSYGSTSSSDTCQKSFVSSCTDEEPAEPEDMEHFEEMVAKVLIKLQAVQAMYQISQEEHSQLQEQMEKLLAKQKDLKEELDACEREFKECMECLEKPVAPQNDKNEIKELQTKLRELQLQYQASMDEQGRLLVVQEQLEGQLQCCQEELRQLREKRPSVVKEARGKNANKNMNKNANGVKMKKVIKPCSDTSESDFETRKSLEVVLYYKASQRKLDGLAKEEEKKEEMKEEKKEEVKEEAKEQCGDELVAEPADPGEAKSTEDQEENEEDKEQEEKEEDSEEEEDDIDSSLESPEENNPLRLSESKKNMFGLWKPMVFLAIAAVALYVLPNMRQQESEFCLME; from the exons ATGGAGGCGGGCGCCGGAGCCGGCGCGGGAGCCGCGGGCTGGAGCTGCCCGGGACCAG GACCCACAGTGACCACTCTAGGCTCCTATGAGGCCTCTGAGGGCTGTGAGAGGAAGAAGGGCCAACGCTGGGGCTCCCTGGAACGACGAGGGATGCAAGCTATGGAGG GGGAGGTGTTACTCCCAGCTCTctatgaagaggaagaagaagaagaagaggaggaagaagaggtggaagaagaagaagagcaaGTGCAGAAAGGTGGCAGTGTTGGCTCTCTGTCAGTCAACAAGCACCGGGGACTGAGCCTCACGGAGACAGAGCTGGAGGAGCTGCGGGCTCAGGTGCTGCAGCTGGTGGCAGAACTGGAGGAGACCCGGGAACTGGCAGGGCAGCATGAGGACGACTCCCTGGAGCTACAGG GGCTCCTGGAGGATGAACGGCTAGCCAGcgcccagcaggcagaggtgtTCACCAAGCAGATTCAGCAGCTCCAAG GTGAGCTGCGTTCTCTGCGTGAGGAGATTTCCCTGTTAGAGCATGAGAAAGAAAGCGAACTTAAGGAAATAGAACGGGAATTGCATTTGGCCCAGGCTGAGATCCAGAGTCTGCGGCAAGCAGCAGAGGATTCTGCAACTGAACATGAGAGTGACATAGCGTCCCTGCAGGAGGATCTCTGCAGGATGCAGAATGAACTTGAAGACATGGAACGCATTCGGGGAGATTACGAGATGGAGATTGCCTCCCTCCGTGcagaaatggaaatgaagagCTCTGAACCATCCAGTAGTTTAGGTCTCTCAGATTACTCTGGGTTGCAAG AAGAACTGCAGGAGCTGCGGGAACGCTACCATTTCCTGAATGAGGAATACCGGGCCCTGCAGGAGAGCAACAGCAGCCTCACTGGGCAGCTTGCAGATCTGGAGAGTGAGAG GACACAGAGAGCAACAGAGAGATGGCTGGAGTCCCAAACACTAAGTATGACGTCGGCAGAGTCTCAGACTTCGGAAATGGATTTCTTAGAGCCTGATCCTGAAATGCAGCTGTTACGGCAGCAGCTACGGGATGCTGAAGAGCAGATGCATGGCATGAAGAACAAG TGTCAGGAATTGTGTTGTGAGTTGGAAGAGCTACAGCATCATCGCCAGGTCAGTGAGGAGGAGCAGAGGCGGCTGCAGAGGGAGCTCAAGTGTGCTCAGAATGAGGTGCTTCGGTTTCAGACCTCCCACAGTGTCACTCAG AATGAGGAGCTGAAGTCCAGACTCTGTACCCTGCAGAAAAAATATGATACTAGCCAGGATGAGCAGAACGAGCTCTTGAAGATGCAGCTGCAACTTCAGGCTGAGCTCCGGCAGCTCAAAGTCATGAAATCCACACTTGTAGAAAAGCAGAGTGAGAAG GAGTTACTGTGCCGGCTGCAGAAGCTGCAGCTCCAGCACCAGAACGTCACATGTGAGAAGGAAAAGCTGCTGGAAcggcagcagcagctgcaggaggAGCTGCAGTGCCATGAGGCGGAGCTGCAGCACCTCAGGGATACGGTGGCCTCCTTCAAAGAGAGCAGTGAGAAG AACACAGAGACGCACGCTCAGCTTCAGGAGATGAAGCAGCTGTACCAGGCCAGCAAGGACGAGCTGGAGCGGCAGAAGCACATGTATGACCAGCTGGAGCAGGACCTCCTGCTCTGCCAGCTGGAGTTGAAAGAGCTCAAGGCCTCCCAGCCCAGTCCGGAGGACAAAGGAAAGTGTGCTAACAAG TGTGACACACTGCTGTCCAGACTGACAGAATTGCAGGAAAAGTACAAGGCCAGCCAGAAGGAGATGGGGCAGCTGCAGATGGAGCAGTGTGAGCTCCTGGAGGACCAGAGGAGGATGCAGGAGGAGCAGGGCCAGCTGCAGGAAGAGCTGCACAGGCTCACACTGCCACTGCCCAAGAGTGGCCTCTTACTCAAG AGTCAGGAGCTACTCACCAAGTTAGAAGACCTGTGTGAGCTGCAGCTGCTCTACCAAGGCATGCAGGAGGAACAGAAGAAGCTGATACAGAACCAGGACTGTGTATTAAAAGAACAATTAGAGATCCACGAAGAGCTGCGACGTTTCAAAGAGTCTCATTTCCAGGAAGTGCTGGAGAATCCCGATGATTCCAAattggctaagtcctcaaaataTAATCGAAACAAG caaTCCAAGCTGCTCATGGAGCAGATGCAGGCCCTGCAGGTGCTGTATGAGGCCAGTCAGGCGGAGCAGGAGCTCTTGCAGCAAGAGCAAGGGAGGCTCCTAGAGGAGCGGAAGAGACTGCAGGCAGACTTGCAGCTCTGCCTGGAAGAAATGCAGCTGCTTCAAGTCCAGTCCCCTTCTATAAAAATGAGCCTTGAGTCCTACGGGAAGAGCTATGGTAGCATGGCCCCCAGCAATGAGAACTGCCGTAAGACTTATGATACCACTGTGGATGACAATGAGAGCTATAACAAGAGTTACGCCAGCACCCAGACCAGCAGCGAGAGCTTTCTCAAGAGCTATGACAGCAGCACCAGTGCCAGTGAGGCCTATGGAAAGAGTTACTGCACTACTAGCGACAGCAGCATTACCTATAAGAAGAGTTACGGCAGCACCAGTAGCTCTGACACCTGCCAGAAGAGTTTTGTCAGCAGCTGCACTGACGAGGAACCTGCTGAGCCTGAAGACATGGAG CACTTTGAGGAAATGGTTGCGAAGGTGCTGATCAAGCTGCAGGCGGTGCAGGCCATGTACCAGATAAGCCAGGAGGAACACAGCCAGCTGCAAGAGCAGATGGAAAAGTTACTGGCCAAGCAGAAAGACCTGAAGGAAGAGCTGGATGCCTGTGAAAGGGAGTTCAAGGAGTGCATGGAATGCCTTGAAAAGCCCGTGGCCCCCCAGAACGACAAGAATGAG ATCAAAGAACTGCAGACCAAGCTGCGAGAACTGCAGCTGCAATACCAGGCTAGCATGGATGAGCAGGGGCGGCTTCTGGTAGTGCAAGAGCAGCTGGAGGGGCAGCTGCAGTGCTGCCAGGAGGAGCTCCGCCAGCTCAGGGAGAAGAGGCCCTCTGTTGTCAAAGAAGCCCGGGGGAAGAATGCTAATAAGAACATGAACAAGAACGCCAATGGGGTTAAAATGAAAAAGGTGATCAAGCCGTGCTCGGATACTTCTGAGAGTGACTTTGAGACCAGAAAG AGTCTGGAGGTGGTGCTGTACTACAAAGCCAGCCAGAGGAAATTAGATGGACTagcaaaagaggaggaaaagaaagaggagatgaaagaggaaaaaaaggaggaagtgaAAGAGGAAGCAAAGGAGCAGTGTGGGGATGAGCTAGTTGCTGAGCCAGCAGATCCTGGGGAAGCTAAATCCACAGAAGATCAGGAGGAAAATGAAGAGGACAAAGagcaagaggagaaggaagaagacagtgaagaggaggaagatgacATTGACTCTTCCCTTGAAAGTCCTGAAGAAAACAACCCCCTCAGACTTTCCGAGAGTAAAAAG
- the CCDC136 gene encoding coiled-coil domain-containing protein 136 isoform X6 has protein sequence MEAGAGAGAGAAGWSCPGPGPTVTTLGSYEASEGCERKKGQRWGSLERRGMQAMEGEVLLPALYEEEEEEEEEEEEVEEEEEQVQKGGSVGSLSVNKHRGLSLTETELEELRAQVLQLVAELEETRELAGQHEDDSLELQGLLEDERLASAQQAEVFTKQIQQLQGELRSLREEISLLEHEKESELKEIERELHLAQAEIQSLRQAAEDSATEHESDIASLQEDLCRMQNELEDMERIRGDYEMEIASLRAEMEMKSSEPSSSLGLSDYSGLQEELQELRERYHFLNEEYRALQESNSSLTGQLADLESERTQRATERWLESQTLSMTSAESQTSEMDFLEPDPEMQLLRQQLRDAEEQMHGMKNKCQELCCELEELQHHRQVSEEEQRRLQRELKCAQNEVLRFQTSHSVTQNEELKSRLCTLQKKYDTSQDEQNELLKMQLQLQAELRQLKVMKSTLVEKQSEKELLCRLQKLQLQHQNVTCEKEKLLERQQQLQEELQCHEAELQHLRDTVASFKESSEKCDTLLSRLTELQEKYKASQKEMGQLQMEQCELLEDQRRMQEEQGQLQEELHRLTLPLPKSGLLLKSQELLTKLEDLCELQLLYQGMQEEQKKLIQNQDCVLKEQLEIHEELRRFKESHFQEVLENPDDSKLAKSSKYNRNKQSKLLMEQMQALQVLYEASQAEQELLQQEQGRLLEERKRLQADLQLCLEEMQLLQVQSPSIKMSLESYGKSYGSMAPSNENCRKTYDTTVDDNESYNKSYASTQTSSESFLKSYDSSTSASEAYGKSYCTTSDSSITYKKSYGSTSSSDTCQKSFVSSCTDEEPAEPEDMEHFEEMVAKVLIKLQAVQAMYQISQEEHSQLQEQMEKLLAKQKDLKEELDACEREFKECMECLEKPVAPQNDKNEIKELQTKLRELQLQYQASMDEQGRLLVVQEQLEGQLQCCQEELRQLREKRPSVVKEARGKNANKNMNKNANGVKMKKVIKPCSDTSESDFETRKSLEVVLYYKASQRKLDGLAKEEEKKEEMKEEKKEEVKEEAKEQCGDELVAEPADPGEAKSTEDQEENEEDKEQEEKEEDSEEEEDDIDSSLESPEENNPLRLSESKKNMFGLWKPMVFLAIAAVALYVLPNMRQQESEFCLME, from the exons ATGGAGGCGGGCGCCGGAGCCGGCGCGGGAGCCGCGGGCTGGAGCTGCCCGGGACCAG GACCCACAGTGACCACTCTAGGCTCCTATGAGGCCTCTGAGGGCTGTGAGAGGAAGAAGGGCCAACGCTGGGGCTCCCTGGAACGACGAGGGATGCAAGCTATGGAGG GGGAGGTGTTACTCCCAGCTCTctatgaagaggaagaagaagaagaagaggaggaagaagaggtggaagaagaagaagagcaaGTGCAGAAAGGTGGCAGTGTTGGCTCTCTGTCAGTCAACAAGCACCGGGGACTGAGCCTCACGGAGACAGAGCTGGAGGAGCTGCGGGCTCAGGTGCTGCAGCTGGTGGCAGAACTGGAGGAGACCCGGGAACTGGCAGGGCAGCATGAGGACGACTCCCTGGAGCTACAGG GGCTCCTGGAGGATGAACGGCTAGCCAGcgcccagcaggcagaggtgtTCACCAAGCAGATTCAGCAGCTCCAAG GTGAGCTGCGTTCTCTGCGTGAGGAGATTTCCCTGTTAGAGCATGAGAAAGAAAGCGAACTTAAGGAAATAGAACGGGAATTGCATTTGGCCCAGGCTGAGATCCAGAGTCTGCGGCAAGCAGCAGAGGATTCTGCAACTGAACATGAGAGTGACATAGCGTCCCTGCAGGAGGATCTCTGCAGGATGCAGAATGAACTTGAAGACATGGAACGCATTCGGGGAGATTACGAGATGGAGATTGCCTCCCTCCGTGcagaaatggaaatgaagagCTCTGAACCATCCAGTAGTTTAGGTCTCTCAGATTACTCTGGGTTGCAAG AAGAACTGCAGGAGCTGCGGGAACGCTACCATTTCCTGAATGAGGAATACCGGGCCCTGCAGGAGAGCAACAGCAGCCTCACTGGGCAGCTTGCAGATCTGGAGAGTGAGAG GACACAGAGAGCAACAGAGAGATGGCTGGAGTCCCAAACACTAAGTATGACGTCGGCAGAGTCTCAGACTTCGGAAATGGATTTCTTAGAGCCTGATCCTGAAATGCAGCTGTTACGGCAGCAGCTACGGGATGCTGAAGAGCAGATGCATGGCATGAAGAACAAG TGTCAGGAATTGTGTTGTGAGTTGGAAGAGCTACAGCATCATCGCCAGGTCAGTGAGGAGGAGCAGAGGCGGCTGCAGAGGGAGCTCAAGTGTGCTCAGAATGAGGTGCTTCGGTTTCAGACCTCCCACAGTGTCACTCAG AATGAGGAGCTGAAGTCCAGACTCTGTACCCTGCAGAAAAAATATGATACTAGCCAGGATGAGCAGAACGAGCTCTTGAAGATGCAGCTGCAACTTCAGGCTGAGCTCCGGCAGCTCAAAGTCATGAAATCCACACTTGTAGAAAAGCAGAGTGAGAAG GAGTTACTGTGCCGGCTGCAGAAGCTGCAGCTCCAGCACCAGAACGTCACATGTGAGAAGGAAAAGCTGCTGGAAcggcagcagcagctgcaggaggAGCTGCAGTGCCATGAGGCGGAGCTGCAGCACCTCAGGGATACGGTGGCCTCCTTCAAAGAGAGCAGTGAGAAG TGTGACACACTGCTGTCCAGACTGACAGAATTGCAGGAAAAGTACAAGGCCAGCCAGAAGGAGATGGGGCAGCTGCAGATGGAGCAGTGTGAGCTCCTGGAGGACCAGAGGAGGATGCAGGAGGAGCAGGGCCAGCTGCAGGAAGAGCTGCACAGGCTCACACTGCCACTGCCCAAGAGTGGCCTCTTACTCAAG AGTCAGGAGCTACTCACCAAGTTAGAAGACCTGTGTGAGCTGCAGCTGCTCTACCAAGGCATGCAGGAGGAACAGAAGAAGCTGATACAGAACCAGGACTGTGTATTAAAAGAACAATTAGAGATCCACGAAGAGCTGCGACGTTTCAAAGAGTCTCATTTCCAGGAAGTGCTGGAGAATCCCGATGATTCCAAattggctaagtcctcaaaataTAATCGAAACAAG caaTCCAAGCTGCTCATGGAGCAGATGCAGGCCCTGCAGGTGCTGTATGAGGCCAGTCAGGCGGAGCAGGAGCTCTTGCAGCAAGAGCAAGGGAGGCTCCTAGAGGAGCGGAAGAGACTGCAGGCAGACTTGCAGCTCTGCCTGGAAGAAATGCAGCTGCTTCAAGTCCAGTCCCCTTCTATAAAAATGAGCCTTGAGTCCTACGGGAAGAGCTATGGTAGCATGGCCCCCAGCAATGAGAACTGCCGTAAGACTTATGATACCACTGTGGATGACAATGAGAGCTATAACAAGAGTTACGCCAGCACCCAGACCAGCAGCGAGAGCTTTCTCAAGAGCTATGACAGCAGCACCAGTGCCAGTGAGGCCTATGGAAAGAGTTACTGCACTACTAGCGACAGCAGCATTACCTATAAGAAGAGTTACGGCAGCACCAGTAGCTCTGACACCTGCCAGAAGAGTTTTGTCAGCAGCTGCACTGACGAGGAACCTGCTGAGCCTGAAGACATGGAG CACTTTGAGGAAATGGTTGCGAAGGTGCTGATCAAGCTGCAGGCGGTGCAGGCCATGTACCAGATAAGCCAGGAGGAACACAGCCAGCTGCAAGAGCAGATGGAAAAGTTACTGGCCAAGCAGAAAGACCTGAAGGAAGAGCTGGATGCCTGTGAAAGGGAGTTCAAGGAGTGCATGGAATGCCTTGAAAAGCCCGTGGCCCCCCAGAACGACAAGAATGAG ATCAAAGAACTGCAGACCAAGCTGCGAGAACTGCAGCTGCAATACCAGGCTAGCATGGATGAGCAGGGGCGGCTTCTGGTAGTGCAAGAGCAGCTGGAGGGGCAGCTGCAGTGCTGCCAGGAGGAGCTCCGCCAGCTCAGGGAGAAGAGGCCCTCTGTTGTCAAAGAAGCCCGGGGGAAGAATGCTAATAAGAACATGAACAAGAACGCCAATGGGGTTAAAATGAAAAAGGTGATCAAGCCGTGCTCGGATACTTCTGAGAGTGACTTTGAGACCAGAAAG AGTCTGGAGGTGGTGCTGTACTACAAAGCCAGCCAGAGGAAATTAGATGGACTagcaaaagaggaggaaaagaaagaggagatgaaagaggaaaaaaaggaggaagtgaAAGAGGAAGCAAAGGAGCAGTGTGGGGATGAGCTAGTTGCTGAGCCAGCAGATCCTGGGGAAGCTAAATCCACAGAAGATCAGGAGGAAAATGAAGAGGACAAAGagcaagaggagaaggaagaagacagtgaagaggaggaagatgacATTGACTCTTCCCTTGAAAGTCCTGAAGAAAACAACCCCCTCAGACTTTCCGAGAGTAAAAAG
- the CCDC136 gene encoding coiled-coil domain-containing protein 136 isoform X5 produces the protein MEAGAGAGAGAAGWSCPGPGPTVTTLGSYEASEGCERKKGQRWGSLERRGMQAMEGEVLLPALYEEEEEEEEEEEEVEEEEEQVQKGGSVGSLSVNKHRGLSLTETELEELRAQVLQLVAELEETRELAGQHEDDSLELQGLLEDERLASAQQAEVFTKQIQQLQGELRSLREEISLLEHEKESELKEIERELHLAQAEIQSLRQAAEDSATEHESDIASLQEDLCRMQNELEDMERIRGDYEMEIASLRAEMEMKSSEPSSSLGLSDYSGLQEELQELRERYHFLNEEYRALQESNSSLTGQLADLESERTQRATERWLESQTLSMTSAESQTSEMDFLEPDPEMQLLRQQLRDAEEQMHGMKNKCQELCCELEELQHHRQVSEEEQRRLQRELKCAQNEVLRFQTSHSVTQELLCRLQKLQLQHQNVTCEKEKLLERQQQLQEELQCHEAELQHLRDTVASFKESSEKNTETHAQLQEMKQLYQASKDELERQKHMYDQLEQDLLLCQLELKELKASQPSPEDKGKCANKCDTLLSRLTELQEKYKASQKEMGQLQMEQCELLEDQRRMQEEQGQLQEELHRLTLPLPKSGLLLKSQELLTKLEDLCELQLLYQGMQEEQKKLIQNQDCVLKEQLEIHEELRRFKESHFQEVLENPDDSKLAKSSKYNRNKQSKLLMEQMQALQVLYEASQAEQELLQQEQGRLLEERKRLQADLQLCLEEMQLLQVQSPSIKMSLESYGKSYGSMAPSNENCRKTYDTTVDDNESYNKSYASTQTSSESFLKSYDSSTSASEAYGKSYCTTSDSSITYKKSYGSTSSSDTCQKSFVSSCTDEEPAEPEDMEHFEEMVAKVLIKLQAVQAMYQISQEEHSQLQEQMEKLLAKQKDLKEELDACEREFKECMECLEKPVAPQNDKNEIKELQTKLRELQLQYQASMDEQGRLLVVQEQLEGQLQCCQEELRQLREKRPSVVKEARGKNANKNMNKNANGVKMKKVIKPCSDTSESDFETRKSLEVVLYYKASQRKLDGLAKEEEKKEEMKEEKKEEVKEEAKEQCGDELVAEPADPGEAKSTEDQEENEEDKEQEEKEEDSEEEEDDIDSSLESPEENNPLRLSESKKSSPTPDPPIFSLPLVGLVVISALLWCWWAETSS, from the exons ATGGAGGCGGGCGCCGGAGCCGGCGCGGGAGCCGCGGGCTGGAGCTGCCCGGGACCAG GACCCACAGTGACCACTCTAGGCTCCTATGAGGCCTCTGAGGGCTGTGAGAGGAAGAAGGGCCAACGCTGGGGCTCCCTGGAACGACGAGGGATGCAAGCTATGGAGG GGGAGGTGTTACTCCCAGCTCTctatgaagaggaagaagaagaagaagaggaggaagaagaggtggaagaagaagaagagcaaGTGCAGAAAGGTGGCAGTGTTGGCTCTCTGTCAGTCAACAAGCACCGGGGACTGAGCCTCACGGAGACAGAGCTGGAGGAGCTGCGGGCTCAGGTGCTGCAGCTGGTGGCAGAACTGGAGGAGACCCGGGAACTGGCAGGGCAGCATGAGGACGACTCCCTGGAGCTACAGG GGCTCCTGGAGGATGAACGGCTAGCCAGcgcccagcaggcagaggtgtTCACCAAGCAGATTCAGCAGCTCCAAG GTGAGCTGCGTTCTCTGCGTGAGGAGATTTCCCTGTTAGAGCATGAGAAAGAAAGCGAACTTAAGGAAATAGAACGGGAATTGCATTTGGCCCAGGCTGAGATCCAGAGTCTGCGGCAAGCAGCAGAGGATTCTGCAACTGAACATGAGAGTGACATAGCGTCCCTGCAGGAGGATCTCTGCAGGATGCAGAATGAACTTGAAGACATGGAACGCATTCGGGGAGATTACGAGATGGAGATTGCCTCCCTCCGTGcagaaatggaaatgaagagCTCTGAACCATCCAGTAGTTTAGGTCTCTCAGATTACTCTGGGTTGCAAG AAGAACTGCAGGAGCTGCGGGAACGCTACCATTTCCTGAATGAGGAATACCGGGCCCTGCAGGAGAGCAACAGCAGCCTCACTGGGCAGCTTGCAGATCTGGAGAGTGAGAG GACACAGAGAGCAACAGAGAGATGGCTGGAGTCCCAAACACTAAGTATGACGTCGGCAGAGTCTCAGACTTCGGAAATGGATTTCTTAGAGCCTGATCCTGAAATGCAGCTGTTACGGCAGCAGCTACGGGATGCTGAAGAGCAGATGCATGGCATGAAGAACAAG TGTCAGGAATTGTGTTGTGAGTTGGAAGAGCTACAGCATCATCGCCAGGTCAGTGAGGAGGAGCAGAGGCGGCTGCAGAGGGAGCTCAAGTGTGCTCAGAATGAGGTGCTTCGGTTTCAGACCTCCCACAGTGTCACTCAG GAGTTACTGTGCCGGCTGCAGAAGCTGCAGCTCCAGCACCAGAACGTCACATGTGAGAAGGAAAAGCTGCTGGAAcggcagcagcagctgcaggaggAGCTGCAGTGCCATGAGGCGGAGCTGCAGCACCTCAGGGATACGGTGGCCTCCTTCAAAGAGAGCAGTGAGAAG AACACAGAGACGCACGCTCAGCTTCAGGAGATGAAGCAGCTGTACCAGGCCAGCAAGGACGAGCTGGAGCGGCAGAAGCACATGTATGACCAGCTGGAGCAGGACCTCCTGCTCTGCCAGCTGGAGTTGAAAGAGCTCAAGGCCTCCCAGCCCAGTCCGGAGGACAAAGGAAAGTGTGCTAACAAG TGTGACACACTGCTGTCCAGACTGACAGAATTGCAGGAAAAGTACAAGGCCAGCCAGAAGGAGATGGGGCAGCTGCAGATGGAGCAGTGTGAGCTCCTGGAGGACCAGAGGAGGATGCAGGAGGAGCAGGGCCAGCTGCAGGAAGAGCTGCACAGGCTCACACTGCCACTGCCCAAGAGTGGCCTCTTACTCAAG AGTCAGGAGCTACTCACCAAGTTAGAAGACCTGTGTGAGCTGCAGCTGCTCTACCAAGGCATGCAGGAGGAACAGAAGAAGCTGATACAGAACCAGGACTGTGTATTAAAAGAACAATTAGAGATCCACGAAGAGCTGCGACGTTTCAAAGAGTCTCATTTCCAGGAAGTGCTGGAGAATCCCGATGATTCCAAattggctaagtcctcaaaataTAATCGAAACAAG caaTCCAAGCTGCTCATGGAGCAGATGCAGGCCCTGCAGGTGCTGTATGAGGCCAGTCAGGCGGAGCAGGAGCTCTTGCAGCAAGAGCAAGGGAGGCTCCTAGAGGAGCGGAAGAGACTGCAGGCAGACTTGCAGCTCTGCCTGGAAGAAATGCAGCTGCTTCAAGTCCAGTCCCCTTCTATAAAAATGAGCCTTGAGTCCTACGGGAAGAGCTATGGTAGCATGGCCCCCAGCAATGAGAACTGCCGTAAGACTTATGATACCACTGTGGATGACAATGAGAGCTATAACAAGAGTTACGCCAGCACCCAGACCAGCAGCGAGAGCTTTCTCAAGAGCTATGACAGCAGCACCAGTGCCAGTGAGGCCTATGGAAAGAGTTACTGCACTACTAGCGACAGCAGCATTACCTATAAGAAGAGTTACGGCAGCACCAGTAGCTCTGACACCTGCCAGAAGAGTTTTGTCAGCAGCTGCACTGACGAGGAACCTGCTGAGCCTGAAGACATGGAG CACTTTGAGGAAATGGTTGCGAAGGTGCTGATCAAGCTGCAGGCGGTGCAGGCCATGTACCAGATAAGCCAGGAGGAACACAGCCAGCTGCAAGAGCAGATGGAAAAGTTACTGGCCAAGCAGAAAGACCTGAAGGAAGAGCTGGATGCCTGTGAAAGGGAGTTCAAGGAGTGCATGGAATGCCTTGAAAAGCCCGTGGCCCCCCAGAACGACAAGAATGAG ATCAAAGAACTGCAGACCAAGCTGCGAGAACTGCAGCTGCAATACCAGGCTAGCATGGATGAGCAGGGGCGGCTTCTGGTAGTGCAAGAGCAGCTGGAGGGGCAGCTGCAGTGCTGCCAGGAGGAGCTCCGCCAGCTCAGGGAGAAGAGGCCCTCTGTTGTCAAAGAAGCCCGGGGGAAGAATGCTAATAAGAACATGAACAAGAACGCCAATGGGGTTAAAATGAAAAAGGTGATCAAGCCGTGCTCGGATACTTCTGAGAGTGACTTTGAGACCAGAAAG AGTCTGGAGGTGGTGCTGTACTACAAAGCCAGCCAGAGGAAATTAGATGGACTagcaaaagaggaggaaaagaaagaggagatgaaagaggaaaaaaaggaggaagtgaAAGAGGAAGCAAAGGAGCAGTGTGGGGATGAGCTAGTTGCTGAGCCAGCAGATCCTGGGGAAGCTAAATCCACAGAAGATCAGGAGGAAAATGAAGAGGACAAAGagcaagaggagaaggaagaagacagtgaagaggaggaagatgacATTGACTCTTCCCTTGAAAGTCCTGAAGAAAACAACCCCCTCAGACTTTCCGAGAGTAAAAAG